Proteins encoded within one genomic window of Nitrospira sp. SG-bin1:
- a CDS encoding glycogen debranching enzyme, whose translation MRMWPGSPFPLGATWDGQGVNFALFSENATKVELCLFDRADDPHPSMCLPLEEQTNQVWHVYLPEVSPGQHYGYRVHGSYDPAQGHRFNPTKLLIDPYAKAVAGNVQWAGNRMFGYRIGDPEADLSMDDQDNAADVPKSVVVDSSFTWGADKLLVTPWDETVIYEVHVKGFTARHPEVPEALRGTYLGMTSPAVLDHLKSLGVTAVELLPVHHFVRDQHLHDRGLTNYWGYNSIGFFAPDIRYAHSQKRGEQVREFKTMVKTLHSEGIEVILDVVYNHTAEGNHLGPTLCFRGIDNASYYRLVDDNKRYYMDYTGCGNTLNMNHPRVLQLIMDSLRYWVEEMHVDGFRFDLASTLARELHDVNRLGAFFDIIHQDPILSRVKLIAEPWDLASGGYQVGNFPLGWAEWNDKYRDTIRRYVKGDGGQVSEFGYRLSGSSDLYERSGKHPYASINFVTAHDGFTLNDLVSYNQKHNEANQEDNRDGNDNNQSWNCGVEGPTNDPAIIALREQQKRNFLATLFLSQGVPMLCGGDELGRTQGGNNNAYCQDNEISWFDWKLKDRDRELLNFVRRLIQLRRDQPVLRRRQFFQGRRIRGSEIKDISWFRPDGHEMTDQDWQNEHARSLGVRLAGDAIQEKDYKGRPIHGDTLLLLFNAHHEPLPFVLPAHQRGVRWELLLDTSDPEKPEDHKQFRGGDAFDLKTRSIVVLRLHRTR comes from the coding sequence ATGCGTATGTGGCCTGGAAGTCCATTCCCACTCGGCGCCACGTGGGACGGGCAAGGTGTCAATTTCGCGTTGTTTTCCGAAAATGCGACCAAAGTCGAGCTCTGTCTGTTCGATCGTGCCGATGATCCACACCCGTCCATGTGTCTGCCGCTGGAGGAACAAACCAATCAAGTATGGCACGTGTATTTGCCGGAAGTGTCTCCCGGACAACACTATGGCTATCGTGTCCATGGTTCTTATGATCCAGCACAAGGCCATCGATTCAATCCGACCAAACTCCTCATTGATCCCTACGCGAAGGCCGTGGCCGGCAACGTACAATGGGCGGGCAATCGCATGTTTGGCTATCGAATCGGTGATCCTGAAGCGGACTTGTCGATGGACGACCAGGACAATGCGGCGGATGTCCCCAAAAGCGTCGTCGTGGATTCCTCGTTCACATGGGGGGCGGATAAACTTCTGGTCACACCGTGGGATGAGACCGTCATCTACGAAGTCCATGTGAAAGGGTTCACCGCTCGACATCCCGAGGTGCCGGAAGCTCTGCGCGGAACCTACTTGGGCATGACGTCGCCCGCCGTTCTGGATCACCTGAAAAGCCTCGGTGTGACCGCCGTCGAATTATTGCCCGTCCATCACTTTGTCCGCGACCAGCATCTGCACGATCGCGGCTTGACGAACTATTGGGGTTACAACTCGATCGGGTTTTTCGCGCCGGATATTCGGTACGCGCATTCACAGAAACGCGGCGAACAAGTGCGCGAATTCAAGACGATGGTGAAGACCCTGCACAGCGAAGGCATCGAAGTCATTCTGGATGTGGTCTACAACCATACGGCAGAAGGCAATCATCTCGGCCCGACCCTGTGTTTCCGCGGGATCGACAACGCGTCATACTATCGTTTGGTCGACGACAATAAACGCTATTACATGGACTACACGGGATGCGGCAACACGCTCAACATGAACCACCCCCGCGTGCTGCAGTTGATCATGGACAGCCTGCGCTATTGGGTCGAAGAGATGCACGTGGACGGATTCCGTTTCGATCTCGCATCCACCCTTGCGCGGGAACTGCACGACGTGAACCGCCTGGGGGCCTTCTTCGATATCATCCACCAGGATCCGATCCTGTCCCGCGTGAAACTGATCGCGGAGCCATGGGACTTGGCGTCGGGCGGCTACCAGGTCGGCAACTTCCCCTTGGGCTGGGCCGAATGGAACGACAAATACCGCGATACCATCCGCCGTTACGTGAAGGGCGACGGCGGGCAAGTGTCCGAGTTCGGCTACCGCCTGTCGGGCAGCAGCGACCTGTACGAGCGCAGTGGAAAACATCCTTACGCCAGCATTAACTTCGTGACCGCCCACGACGGCTTCACGCTCAACGATCTGGTCTCGTACAACCAGAAGCACAACGAAGCAAACCAAGAAGATAATCGAGACGGCAACGACAATAATCAAAGCTGGAACTGCGGCGTGGAAGGTCCGACCAACGATCCGGCGATCATCGCGTTGCGCGAGCAACAGAAACGCAATTTTCTGGCGACCCTTTTCCTTTCTCAGGGAGTCCCCATGCTCTGCGGCGGGGATGAATTGGGCCGCACTCAGGGAGGCAACAACAACGCCTACTGTCAGGACAATGAGATCAGTTGGTTCGACTGGAAGTTGAAGGATCGCGACCGCGAATTATTGAATTTCGTGCGGCGCCTCATTCAATTGCGGCGTGATCAACCGGTGTTGCGCCGCCGCCAGTTTTTTCAGGGACGGCGCATCCGTGGGTCTGAAATCAAAGATATCTCGTGGTTCCGACCCGATGGCCACGAAATGACCGATCAGGACTGGCAGAATGAGCATGCGCGTTCATTGGGGGTGCGGCTCGCCGGTGATGCCATTCAAGAGAAAGACTACAAGGGACGGCCCATTCATGGCGATACTTTATTGCTGCTGTTCAACGCCCATCACGAGCCGCTCCCCTTCGTGCTCCCCGCCCACCAGCGTGGCGTACGTTGGGAATTGCTCCTCGACACGAGTGATCCAGAAAAGCCGGAAGATCACAAACAATTCCGGGGGGGAGACGCCTTTGACCTGAAAACTCGCTCGATTGTCGTCCTGCGGTTGCATAGAACACGCTAG
- a CDS encoding oxidoreductase, translating to MVRRTKSPPQATPVRYAVVGLGHIAQVAVVPAFSHAKRNSELTALVSDDPRKLKRLSRRYDVPYCYSYREYDQCLREGHIDAVYIALPNSLHCDFAVRAAKAGIHVLCEKPMAVTEQECWRMIRAADKTDTKLMVAYRLHFEQANVNTAELAKAGKLGKLRFFNSVFTMQVREDNIRVNAELGGGSLYDIGVYCINAARYVFQANPTKVSACMVKGTDRRFRDVDEMTTAWLEFPDNRLATFVCSFGADDLSAYEVVGTNGHVRMDPAYEYVGELRQNVRLNGKSRSQRYGGGDQFAPELLYFSDCILNDRDPEPSGLEGLIDVAIIEALYRSAKTGRPVSLSLPGKTQWPSHDQVIKRPPIRNPTLVRVKSPSR from the coding sequence ATCGTACGACGCACCAAGTCGCCTCCACAAGCAACTCCGGTTCGTTATGCCGTCGTGGGTCTTGGGCACATAGCCCAGGTCGCCGTCGTGCCGGCCTTCAGTCACGCAAAAAGGAACTCGGAGCTGACGGCGCTGGTCTCCGATGATCCCCGAAAACTGAAGCGGTTGTCCCGCAGATATGATGTACCCTATTGCTATTCGTACCGGGAATACGATCAATGCCTGCGGGAAGGTCACATCGACGCGGTGTACATTGCTCTACCGAACAGTTTGCATTGCGACTTCGCGGTCCGGGCTGCCAAGGCCGGCATCCATGTCCTCTGCGAAAAACCGATGGCGGTGACCGAACAGGAATGCTGGCGCATGATCCGGGCTGCCGATAAGACCGACACCAAACTGATGGTCGCCTACCGTCTGCACTTCGAACAGGCGAACGTGAACACGGCAGAGCTGGCGAAGGCCGGCAAACTCGGCAAGCTTCGGTTTTTCAATTCGGTGTTCACCATGCAGGTGCGCGAAGACAACATCCGTGTGAATGCGGAATTGGGGGGCGGGTCGCTCTACGATATCGGCGTGTATTGCATCAATGCCGCTCGGTACGTCTTTCAAGCCAACCCGACGAAGGTGAGTGCTTGTATGGTCAAGGGAACCGACCGCCGTTTTAGGGACGTCGATGAGATGACGACGGCCTGGCTGGAATTTCCGGATAACCGCCTTGCGACCTTCGTCTGTAGTTTCGGTGCGGACGATCTCTCCGCCTATGAAGTGGTCGGCACGAACGGGCATGTCCGGATGGACCCGGCCTACGAGTATGTCGGCGAACTCCGGCAGAACGTCCGCCTTAATGGGAAAAGCCGTTCGCAGCGGTACGGAGGCGGGGATCAATTTGCACCGGAGCTTCTGTATTTCTCCGACTGTATTCTCAACGACCGCGACCCGGAACCGTCGGGGTTGGAGGGCCTGATCGATGTGGCGATTATCGAGGCCTTGTATCGATCGGCAAAGACGGGCCGCCCCGTTTCACTTTCACTGCCGGGCAAGACGCAGTGGCCTTCTCATGATCAGGTTATCAAACGGCCTCCGATTCGGAACCCCACGCTCGTTCGCGTGAAGTCGCCCTCGCGGTAA
- a CDS encoding oxidoreductase: MTAQPNQGFALVTGASTGIGYELAKRCAEDGFDLLIAADEAAVHEAADKLREIGGMVEAVEADLSTVEGVDRFYNAANGRPIDVLMANAGHGLGGAFLDQDFTEARHVLDTNITGTIYLIQKVGREMRVRRKGRILIVGSIAGFIPGTYQAVYHGTKAFLDSFSFALRHELKDTGATVTCLMPGATDTEFFERADMQDTKIGQGKKDDPAEVAKQGYDAMMRGEGDIVTGWKNKLQSAMAAVIPSDMLAEINRRMAEPGTGKKAA; encoded by the coding sequence ATGACTGCACAACCAAACCAGGGTTTCGCGCTGGTGACCGGTGCATCCACCGGTATCGGATACGAACTCGCTAAGCGCTGCGCGGAAGACGGATTCGATCTGCTCATTGCCGCAGATGAGGCGGCCGTTCACGAGGCTGCCGACAAGCTCCGAGAAATCGGCGGAATGGTGGAAGCCGTCGAAGCGGATCTTTCCACCGTCGAAGGCGTCGATCGATTCTACAACGCGGCGAATGGCCGTCCGATCGACGTGCTCATGGCCAACGCGGGGCATGGACTAGGGGGAGCATTTCTCGATCAGGACTTCACTGAAGCGAGGCACGTCCTCGATACGAACATCACCGGCACCATCTACTTGATTCAGAAGGTCGGGCGAGAGATGAGGGTCAGGCGGAAAGGGCGCATCCTGATCGTCGGCTCCATCGCCGGGTTCATACCCGGCACGTACCAGGCGGTCTACCACGGGACGAAGGCCTTTCTCGATTCATTCTCATTTGCGTTGCGGCATGAACTCAAAGATACGGGAGCGACCGTGACGTGCTTGATGCCCGGTGCGACCGACACGGAATTTTTCGAGCGGGCCGACATGCAGGACACGAAGATCGGACAAGGAAAGAAAGATGATCCGGCCGAGGTGGCGAAACAAGGTTACGACGCCATGATGCGCGGTGAAGGGGATATCGTCACCGGATGGAAAAATAAACTTCAATCGGCCATGGCGGCCGTCATTCCGTCGGACATGCTGGCGGAGATCAATCGGCGCATGGCAGAGCCTGGAACGGGCAAGAAGGCGGCCTAG
- a CDS encoding glutathione-dependent formaldehyde dehydrogenase: MKANCWYGKQDMRVVEVPEPKILNKHDAIIEVTSTAICGSELHLYNGFVPTMEQGDIMGHEFMGEVVEVGPDVKHRRVGDRVVVAFPISCGQCFFCKKELYSLCENTNPNAWMAEKFFGHSPAGIYGYSHLTGGFAGGQAEYVRVPFADVGTVKIENGFTDEQVLFLSDIFPTGYMAAEQCNIQPGDTVAVWGCGPVGQFAIRSAFMLGAERVIAIDRFPERLRMARDGGAETVDYEKTDVYDTLMQLTGGRGPDSCMDAVGLEAHMPGPLYYYDRIKQTLMSESDRPIALRQAIMACRNGGTVSVPGVYGGLIDKMPMGAVMNKALTIKTGQTHAQRYFRPLLDRIVNGDIDPSFVVTHRMKLSEASEGFAMFNQKEDGCIKIVMTP, translated from the coding sequence ATGAAAGCCAACTGTTGGTACGGCAAACAGGACATGCGTGTGGTCGAGGTGCCTGAGCCGAAAATTCTCAACAAGCACGATGCGATCATTGAAGTCACCTCGACCGCGATCTGTGGGTCGGAGTTGCATCTCTACAACGGCTTCGTGCCGACCATGGAACAGGGCGACATCATGGGCCATGAGTTCATGGGCGAGGTCGTCGAGGTCGGTCCAGACGTCAAGCATCGGCGTGTCGGCGATCGTGTCGTCGTGGCGTTTCCGATCTCTTGTGGGCAGTGCTTCTTTTGCAAAAAGGAACTCTACTCGCTCTGTGAAAATACGAACCCCAATGCGTGGATGGCGGAAAAATTCTTCGGCCATTCTCCGGCCGGGATCTACGGCTACTCGCATTTGACCGGCGGCTTCGCCGGAGGCCAGGCCGAATATGTTCGAGTGCCGTTCGCAGACGTCGGGACGGTGAAAATAGAAAACGGCTTCACCGACGAGCAGGTGCTGTTTCTTTCTGACATTTTCCCGACGGGCTATATGGCCGCCGAACAGTGCAACATTCAACCGGGAGATACGGTTGCCGTCTGGGGGTGCGGACCGGTCGGTCAGTTCGCGATCCGCAGCGCCTTCATGCTCGGTGCCGAGCGTGTGATCGCCATCGATCGCTTTCCGGAGCGGCTTCGAATGGCGCGCGACGGAGGAGCGGAAACCGTCGACTACGAAAAAACGGACGTCTACGACACGCTCATGCAGCTGACCGGCGGGCGCGGGCCCGACTCCTGTATGGATGCCGTCGGCTTGGAGGCCCACATGCCCGGGCCGTTGTATTACTACGATCGGATCAAACAGACCTTGATGTCCGAGTCGGATCGCCCCATTGCATTACGGCAAGCCATCATGGCCTGTCGCAACGGAGGAACGGTGTCCGTACCGGGCGTGTATGGCGGGTTGATCGACAAAATGCCGATGGGGGCCGTCATGAACAAGGCGCTCACCATCAAAACCGGTCAAACCCATGCTCAACGGTATTTCAGGCCGTTGCTCGATCGGATTGTAAACGGGGACATCGATCCGAGCTTCGTCGTGACGCATCGGATGAAGCTGTCGGAGGCATCGGAAGGATTCGCCATGTTCAACCAAAAGGAAGATGGCTGCATCAAAATCGTGATGACGCCGTAA
- a CDS encoding cytochrome-c peroxidase, whose product MLTKLLEFSLRQRILVLIFSAGLAAGGLYAFQTIPIDAFPDVTTILVQVVTKAEGLSPAEIERFITFPLELQLRGAPGLTEIRSFSKVGASIITAVFRDDVDIYLARQIVLERTLEVQARLPPGATSQLVPNYTGLGEVYQFYLEGPHDNEPDHRMTVEELTERRTLVDWVIRPLLKGLPDVVDVNSMGGYVKQYQVVVHPGLLRKYDLALHDVFDAVAKNNANAGGSLLEKEEEKYIVRGIGLIRTLNDIGNIVLREVEGTPVYVRDVAEVRFGHAVRHGATVLNGSREVVSGLVLMLRGGNAREVVQAVKEKIDEIHDKHILPNGLRIVPYYDRMELVNAALHTVYKALIEGIIFVVIVLYLYLGDIRSALAVTIVLIVAPLCTFIVMWYYGLSANLMSLGGLAISLGMITDAAIIQVENVARHLSEASEEDRRSVERRLPIVLKGVAEVRGPSLFGELIIALTFVPILGLVGMEGKMFGPLALTIMMALFVSLLLSFTLSPALCLLLLKGGHHGDPFLVRWAKKGYRPMLDWAFAHRILLLGVAVAMLAGSLALFPFLGGEFIPILNEVAITPQTIRHPSISLEESIQIEMEMQRAVMEFPEVTKVLSKIGRSEIGNDPQEPNASDPVVSLKPMDEWTTAETKPELDQAVRKRLERIPGATFLLSQPIQQRVDELLSGVRSEATVKVLGDDLNVLRKTAEQIRAIMSETRGVADIRVEQLFGQVYLAIDIDREKIARRGINVAHIQDIVSTAIGMEPATQVYEGQKRFDLTLRYPEPFRNSVETIRNILLRGATGTLIPLGDLAQVELREGPALISREQLQRRIYIGFNTYGRDIESIVAEAQKKIDKIKLPPNYHIVWGGSFENMQRAMARLKIIVPITIGIMFLLLYVSFNSFRYATLIMLNLPLALIGGIVGLWVTGEYLSVPASVGFINLFGIAVLNGIVLVSYIAQLREKTESAKEAAVQGCMLRLRPVLMTATVALLALTPLALATGVGSEVQRPLAVVVISGLLTSTLLTLLVLPTLFPWFEPKHRKNKEG is encoded by the coding sequence ATGCTCACCAAGCTCCTTGAGTTTTCCCTGCGGCAACGGATCCTCGTGCTGATTTTTTCCGCAGGCCTGGCCGCGGGAGGGCTCTACGCATTCCAGACGATTCCGATCGACGCCTTTCCGGACGTCACCACGATCCTGGTACAGGTGGTCACCAAAGCCGAGGGATTGTCGCCGGCGGAAATCGAACGGTTCATCACCTTTCCGCTCGAATTGCAATTGCGGGGCGCTCCGGGGTTGACGGAAATCCGCTCCTTTTCCAAGGTGGGCGCCTCCATCATCACGGCCGTCTTTCGCGACGACGTCGATATCTATTTGGCCCGACAAATCGTCTTGGAGAGAACCTTGGAGGTTCAAGCTAGACTGCCCCCGGGCGCCACCTCGCAGCTAGTGCCGAACTACACCGGTCTGGGAGAGGTGTATCAATTCTACCTGGAGGGTCCGCACGACAACGAGCCGGACCACCGGATGACCGTGGAGGAGTTGACCGAGCGACGAACCTTGGTGGATTGGGTGATTCGTCCCCTGCTCAAAGGACTGCCGGACGTCGTGGATGTCAACTCGATGGGCGGCTACGTGAAACAGTATCAGGTCGTCGTGCATCCGGGCCTCCTCCGCAAATACGATCTGGCCCTGCATGACGTCTTCGATGCGGTCGCCAAGAACAACGCCAATGCCGGAGGAAGTCTCCTCGAAAAGGAGGAAGAGAAGTACATCGTCCGCGGCATCGGACTGATCCGCACGCTGAACGATATCGGCAACATCGTCTTGCGCGAAGTCGAGGGCACGCCGGTGTACGTCCGGGATGTGGCCGAGGTGCGGTTCGGCCACGCCGTGCGGCATGGCGCGACCGTGCTCAACGGTTCGCGTGAAGTCGTGTCCGGCCTGGTGCTCATGCTGCGCGGCGGCAATGCGCGGGAGGTGGTGCAGGCCGTCAAGGAGAAAATCGACGAGATCCATGACAAACATATTCTTCCGAACGGTCTGCGCATCGTGCCGTACTATGACCGCATGGAATTGGTCAATGCCGCCTTGCATACGGTCTACAAGGCGCTCATCGAAGGCATCATCTTCGTGGTGATCGTCCTGTACTTGTACCTCGGAGACATCCGCAGCGCCTTGGCCGTGACGATCGTGCTGATCGTCGCGCCGCTCTGTACTTTCATCGTGATGTGGTACTACGGGTTGTCGGCCAATTTGATGTCGCTCGGCGGGTTGGCCATCTCGTTGGGCATGATCACCGACGCCGCGATCATCCAAGTGGAGAATGTCGCGCGGCATCTGTCGGAAGCCTCGGAGGAAGATCGTCGGTCCGTGGAACGCCGACTCCCGATCGTGCTGAAGGGCGTGGCGGAGGTCCGCGGTCCCAGCCTGTTCGGGGAATTGATCATTGCCCTGACCTTTGTGCCGATCCTGGGACTCGTGGGGATGGAAGGCAAAATGTTCGGTCCGTTGGCCTTGACGATCATGATGGCATTGTTTGTGTCCCTGCTGCTGTCCTTTACCCTTTCGCCGGCCTTGTGCCTGTTGTTGTTGAAAGGCGGCCATCATGGGGATCCGTTCCTCGTGCGATGGGCGAAGAAGGGCTATCGCCCCATGTTGGACTGGGCGTTCGCACACCGCATCCTTCTGCTCGGCGTCGCCGTCGCGATGCTGGCAGGCAGTTTGGCCCTGTTTCCATTCCTGGGTGGAGAATTCATTCCAATCCTGAACGAGGTCGCCATCACTCCTCAAACCATCCGCCATCCGAGCATCTCCCTTGAGGAGTCGATACAAATCGAAATGGAAATGCAGCGGGCGGTCATGGAATTCCCCGAGGTCACCAAGGTGCTCTCGAAGATCGGCCGTTCCGAGATCGGCAACGATCCGCAGGAGCCGAACGCGAGCGATCCCGTCGTCTCGTTGAAGCCGATGGACGAATGGACCACGGCGGAGACCAAGCCGGAGTTGGATCAAGCGGTGCGCAAACGCCTCGAACGGATCCCAGGGGCCACGTTCTTGCTGAGCCAACCCATTCAACAGCGCGTCGATGAGCTGCTGTCTGGTGTTCGATCGGAGGCCACCGTCAAGGTCTTGGGAGATGATCTGAACGTGCTGCGTAAAACCGCCGAGCAAATCCGCGCCATCATGAGCGAGACGCGCGGGGTCGCCGATATCCGCGTCGAGCAACTGTTCGGCCAGGTGTACTTGGCGATCGATATCGATCGCGAGAAGATCGCCCGGCGCGGCATCAATGTGGCGCATATCCAGGACATCGTCTCGACGGCGATCGGCATGGAACCGGCCACACAAGTGTATGAAGGCCAAAAACGTTTTGATCTGACGTTGCGCTATCCGGAGCCGTTTCGGAACAGTGTCGAAACCATCCGCAATATTCTGCTGCGCGGCGCTACCGGCACCCTGATACCCTTGGGCGACCTCGCGCAGGTCGAACTGCGTGAAGGCCCCGCCCTCATCAGCCGGGAGCAATTGCAGCGGCGCATCTATATCGGATTCAATACCTACGGACGGGACATCGAGAGCATCGTCGCGGAGGCCCAGAAGAAAATCGACAAAATAAAGCTTCCCCCGAACTATCACATCGTCTGGGGAGGATCGTTCGAGAACATGCAGCGGGCCATGGCCCGCTTGAAGATCATCGTCCCGATCACGATCGGCATCATGTTCCTCTTGCTCTATGTCTCGTTCAATTCATTCCGTTATGCGACCTTGATCATGCTCAATCTGCCGTTGGCATTGATCGGGGGCATCGTCGGGCTATGGGTGACCGGAGAGTATCTCAGTGTGCCGGCCTCGGTCGGATTCATCAATCTATTCGGCATCGCGGTGCTCAACGGCATCGTGCTGGTCTCGTACATCGCCCAACTGAGAGAGAAGACAGAATCCGCCAAGGAGGCGGCCGTCCAGGGCTGCATGTTGCGCTTGCGTCCCGTGCTCATGACCGCCACGGTCGCGCTGCTCGCGCTGACACCGCTCGCGTTGGCCACCGGCGTGGGATCGGAGGTGCAACGTCCGCTTGCGGTCGTCGTCATCAGCGGCCTTTTAACATCGACATTACTCACGCTGTTGGTTCTGCCTACCCTATTCCCCTGGTTCGAACCGAAACACAGGAAGAATAAAGAAGGATAG
- a CDS encoding deoxyribodipyrimidine photolyase, whose amino-acid sequence MTIQPERIQHLNEKPARERGDVLYWMQQSQRAEDNHALEYAVRLANETNRSLRVVFGLMQDYPEANLRHYRFMLEGIQETQAALADRGISMTVQFGHPSDVALDMGRAASVIVCDRGYLRHQEAWRRRVAEEAECRVIQVESDVVVPVDVASRKAETAARTFRGKVQRHLDKYLIDLRQTPLHRPSRPPLQQGVRLDDIDAVLGELKVDRTVRAVTKFHRGGTAQAKSRFHDFIGHRLAGYKDHRNQPQNPRVSYMSMYLHFGQISPLYLALQVRQAPMALRADVASFLDELVVRRELSMNFCRFTADYDRYECIPRWAKKTLEAHKHDRREHLYAIERLEAAETHDPYWNAACRQMLVTGYMHNHMRMYWGKKILEWSRTPEEAHAATLHIMNRYYLDGRDANSYSNTAWIFGLHDRPWGERPIFGKVRYMAASGLERKFDVDAYVRQINDVAA is encoded by the coding sequence ATGACGATCCAGCCAGAGCGGATACAACATCTCAACGAGAAACCGGCTCGCGAACGAGGCGATGTCTTGTACTGGATGCAGCAGTCGCAGCGAGCGGAGGACAACCATGCGCTGGAATACGCCGTGCGGCTGGCCAACGAAACGAATCGATCGCTGCGCGTGGTGTTCGGGTTAATGCAGGACTATCCCGAGGCGAATCTCCGTCATTACCGATTCATGTTGGAGGGGATACAGGAGACACAAGCCGCGTTGGCCGACCGAGGCATTTCAATGACCGTCCAGTTCGGCCATCCTTCTGATGTCGCGCTGGATATGGGCCGTGCCGCGTCCGTCATCGTCTGTGACCGAGGATACTTGCGACACCAAGAGGCATGGCGGCGACGAGTGGCCGAGGAGGCGGAATGCCGTGTCATTCAAGTGGAAAGCGACGTCGTGGTTCCGGTGGACGTGGCGTCGCGCAAAGCAGAAACGGCGGCCCGAACATTTCGAGGGAAGGTACAGCGCCATCTGGATAAGTATCTGATCGACCTGCGTCAAACACCGCTTCACCGTCCGTCCCGCCCACCGCTTCAACAGGGTGTGCGACTGGATGACATCGACGCCGTGCTGGGCGAGCTGAAAGTCGATCGAACGGTCCGAGCGGTGACGAAGTTCCATCGGGGAGGCACGGCTCAGGCCAAGTCCCGTTTCCATGATTTCATCGGTCATCGACTGGCCGGGTACAAAGATCATCGCAATCAGCCGCAGAACCCTCGTGTCTCGTACATGAGCATGTATCTGCATTTCGGACAGATCTCTCCGTTGTATCTGGCCCTGCAAGTCCGGCAGGCGCCCATGGCATTGCGGGCCGACGTCGCCTCTTTCTTGGACGAACTGGTCGTACGCAGGGAGCTGTCCATGAATTTCTGCCGATTTACCGCCGACTATGATCGGTATGAATGCATCCCTCGGTGGGCCAAGAAGACATTGGAGGCTCATAAGCACGATCGAAGGGAACACCTCTATGCGATCGAACGATTGGAAGCGGCGGAGACCCATGATCCTTACTGGAACGCCGCGTGCCGACAAATGCTCGTCACCGGATACATGCACAACCATATGCGGATGTACTGGGGCAAGAAGATTCTCGAGTGGTCTCGTACGCCCGAAGAAGCCCACGCCGCGACGCTCCATATCATGAATCGGTATTACCTCGACGGCCGAGATGCCAACTCCTATTCGAATACCGCCTGGATATTCGGACTGCATGACAGGCCGTGGGGCGAACGTCCTATCTTCGGAAAGGTGCGGTACATGGCGGCATCGGGCCTTGAACGAAAATTCGACGTCGACGCCTATGTGAGACAGATCAATGATGTGGCGGCCTAA
- a CDS encoding 4Fe-4S ferredoxin — protein MSDSQNNKPHKWEMVIDLDRCTGCEACVVACHAENNIRISGEDEAAQGRAINWIRVERYWEGEYPNVQARFMPVLCQHCDDAPCEPVCPVYASYHTPEGLNAQVYNRCIGVRYCGNNCPYTARQFNWFDPHWDEPLAEQLNPDVTVRQNGIMEKCTFCVQRIRQGKEQAEKEGRPVRDGDILPACVQTCPTSALVFGDRNDPDSRVSKLARRDRAFHLLESLGTHPAITYLKRLT, from the coding sequence ATGAGCGATTCACAAAATAATAAACCCCATAAATGGGAGATGGTCATCGATCTCGATCGCTGCACCGGCTGCGAAGCCTGTGTCGTGGCTTGTCATGCGGAGAACAACATTCGCATTTCGGGAGAAGACGAGGCGGCACAGGGCCGTGCGATCAATTGGATCAGGGTGGAGCGTTACTGGGAAGGGGAGTACCCCAACGTCCAGGCTCGATTCATGCCGGTGCTCTGCCAACATTGCGATGATGCCCCTTGCGAGCCGGTCTGTCCCGTGTACGCTTCGTACCACACTCCTGAGGGGCTGAATGCGCAGGTCTACAATCGCTGTATCGGGGTCCGCTATTGCGGCAACAATTGTCCCTACACGGCGCGGCAGTTCAACTGGTTCGACCCGCACTGGGATGAACCGCTTGCGGAACAGCTCAACCCCGACGTGACGGTACGGCAGAACGGCATCATGGAAAAATGCACGTTTTGCGTGCAGCGCATCCGGCAAGGCAAAGAGCAGGCGGAAAAAGAAGGCCGGCCGGTCCGCGACGGAGACATCCTTCCGGCCTGCGTGCAGACCTGTCCCACCTCGGCATTGGTGTTCGGCGACCGCAACGATCCCGACAGCCGTGTCTCGAAATTGGCGCGCCGAGACCGCGCCTTTCATCTGCTCGAATCGCTCGGGACGCATCCGGCCATCACCTATTTGAAACGGCTGACATAA